In Ochotona princeps isolate mOchPri1 chromosome 22, mOchPri1.hap1, whole genome shotgun sequence, the following are encoded in one genomic region:
- the LOC101535136 gene encoding cystatin-12-like isoform X1: MEEDHVLWRRVETRCWIEASALGWRSAAQGISRQSCAGLQLPRMLLSPVSHMSPAPRAAMLHKALLLVGFVLMGSLVGSFKFMDNSKFVDIDKNSEFFANSMEYVVYKFNEAQEDEFAYKFLKVRHSQRKMFSWTCLVDLEMGRTICKKHDEDIDNCPLQEGAGEKQVRCTYILTSLVWLTQFTVLDSSCVLTSEGGVHVASSSNPVPS; encoded by the exons ATGGAAGAGGACCACGTGTTGTGGAGGAGGGTGGAGACAAGGTGTTGGATTGAGGCATCAGCCCTGGGGTGGCGGTCAGCAGCTCAAGGCATCAGCAGGCAGAGCTGTGCGGGGCTGCAGCTGCCAAGGATGCTATTGTCCCCTGTATCCCACATGTCCCCTGCCCCAAGGGCAGCTATGTTGCACAAGGCACTCCTGCTTGTGGGGTTTGTTCTCATGGGGAGCCTTGTGGGCAGCTTTAAGTTCATGGACAACTCCAAATTCGTGGACATTGACAAGAACTCGGAGTTCTTTGCCAACTCCATGGAGTATGTCGTGTACAAGTTCAACGAGGCCCAGGAGGATGAGTTTGCCTACAAGTTTCTGAAGGTTCGGCACAGCCAGCGCAAG ATGTTTTCTTGGACCTGTTTAGTAGACTTGGAGATGGGCCGCACAATTTGCAAAAAGCACGATGAAGACATCGACAATTGCCCATTGCAGGAGGGTGCGGGAGAGAAACAG GTGCGCTGCACTTACATCCTCACTTCGCTGGTGTGGCTCACCCAGTTCACCGTCTTGGATAGCAGCTGCGTGCTGACATCGGAAGGAGGGGTGCATGTGGCTTCTAGCAGCAATCCTGTTCCTTCTTGA
- the LOC101535136 gene encoding cystatin-12-like isoform X2, with protein sequence MEEDHVLWRRVETRCWIEASALGWRSAAQGISRQSCAGLQLPRMLLSPVSHMSPAPRAAMLHKALLLVGFVLMGSLVGSFKFMDNSKFVDIDKNSEFFANSMEYVVYKFNEAQEDEFAYKFLKVRHSQRKMFSWTCLVDLEMGRTICKKHDEDIDNCPLQEGALHLHPHFAGVAHPVHRLG encoded by the exons ATGGAAGAGGACCACGTGTTGTGGAGGAGGGTGGAGACAAGGTGTTGGATTGAGGCATCAGCCCTGGGGTGGCGGTCAGCAGCTCAAGGCATCAGCAGGCAGAGCTGTGCGGGGCTGCAGCTGCCAAGGATGCTATTGTCCCCTGTATCCCACATGTCCCCTGCCCCAAGGGCAGCTATGTTGCACAAGGCACTCCTGCTTGTGGGGTTTGTTCTCATGGGGAGCCTTGTGGGCAGCTTTAAGTTCATGGACAACTCCAAATTCGTGGACATTGACAAGAACTCGGAGTTCTTTGCCAACTCCATGGAGTATGTCGTGTACAAGTTCAACGAGGCCCAGGAGGATGAGTTTGCCTACAAGTTTCTGAAGGTTCGGCACAGCCAGCGCAAG ATGTTTTCTTGGACCTGTTTAGTAGACTTGGAGATGGGCCGCACAATTTGCAAAAAGCACGATGAAGACATCGACAATTGCCCATTGCAGGAGG GTGCGCTGCACTTACATCCTCACTTCGCTGGTGTGGCTCACCCAGTTCACCGTCTTGGATAG